A stretch of Hydractinia symbiolongicarpus strain clone_291-10 chromosome 9, HSymV2.1, whole genome shotgun sequence DNA encodes these proteins:
- the LOC130657425 gene encoding uncharacterized protein LOC130657425 codes for MAFEWYVPVGITFAALLVTFFVIFFILKCCCKKKGKKRKYSQVPQDENRDVIKKPLKESSLYMTNGDKSMSDVTSVHETLAEVAASDAESDDLPMSAYGDQISFVSLESKASWLTLSAVASLNSNIQTSLIYSRDMKYVAGKIIQIDGLTFTDHDAPLQIKVHVVVLPIKKYAIKTHWYDIRNSRSRIDEYFKFKFKLPPAEHRVMFRFRVYGRKQSLGVFGRPRCVGECYINLTEIISARGGLTIWRGLTRGVPESIPEEK; via the coding sequence GGTATGTTCCAGTTGGAATAACATTCGCAGCCTTGCtcgttactttctttgttattttcttcATATTGAAATGTTGTTGTAAGAAGAAAGGGAAGAAAAGAAAATACAGCCAGGTCCCTCAAGACGAGAATCGTGACGTAATCAAGAAACCCTTAAAGGAGTCGTCGTTATACATGACGAACGGTGATAAAAGCATGTCGGACGTCACATCGGTGCACGAAACATTAGCGGAAGTGGCGGCGTCGGATGCAGAAAGCGATGATCTACCGATGTCGGCATATGGCGATCAAATTTCATTTGTCAGCTTAGAGAGTAAAGCTAGTTGGCTGACGTTAAGTGCGGTAGCTAGTTTGAACTCAAATATACAGACATCGCTTATTTATTCAAGGGACATGAAATACGTGGCTGGAAAAATTATACAAATAGACGGACTTACGTTCACAGACCATGACGCGCCATTGCAAATAAAAGTCCACGTTGTTGTGTTACCGATTAAGAAGTACGCCATTAAAACTCATTGGTACGATATACGAAACTCTAGGTCGCGAATTGACGAATATTTTAAATTCAAGTTTAAATTGCCGCCAGCTGAACACCGCGTCATGTTTAGATTCCGTGTATATGGTCGCAAACAGAGCTTAGGTGTGTTTGGGAGACCTCGTTGTGTCGGCGAATGTTACATAAACCTTACTGAAATCATATCTGCTCGTGGTGGGCTAACTATATGGAGAGGTTTAACAAGGGGTGTGCCCGAATCGATACCAGAAGAAAAATAA